A genomic segment from Glycine soja cultivar W05 chromosome 20, ASM419377v2, whole genome shotgun sequence encodes:
- the LOC114402580 gene encoding pentatricopeptide repeat-containing protein At3g63370, chloroplastic-like: protein MSTSIVTPLPLKSISVNTLNKGTLNPAFQSLTLLSTHPLATPSRLEHAHSLLLDLCVAVKALPQGQQLHARLLKSHLSAFLATKLLHMYEKCGSLKDAVKVFDEMTERTIFTWNAMMGAFVSSGKYLEAIELYKEMRVLGVAIDACTFPSVLKACGALGESRLGAEIHGVAVKFGFGEFVFVCNALIAMYGKCGDLGGARVLFDGIMMEKEDTVSWNSIISAHVTEGKCLEALSLFRRMQEVGVASNTYTFVAALQGVEDPSFVKLGMGIHGAALKSNHFADVYVANALIAMYAKCGRMEDAERVFASMLCRDYVSWNTLLSGLVQNELYRDALNYFRDMQNSAQKPDQVSVLNLIAASGRSGNLLNGKEVHAYAIRNGLDSNMQIGNTLIDMYAKCCCVKHMGYAFECMHEKDLISWTTIIAGYAQNECHLEAINLFRKVQVKGMDVDPMMIGSVLRACSGLKSRNFIREIHGYVFKRDLADIMLQNAIVNVYGEVGHRDYARRAFESIRSKDIVSWTSMITCCVHNGLPVEALELFYSLKQTNIQPDSIAIISALSATANLSSLKKGKEIHGFLIRKGFFLEGPIASSLVDMYACCGTVENSRKMFHSVKQRDLILWTSMINANGMHGCGNEAIALFKKMTDENVIPDHITFLALLYACSHSGLMVEGKRFFEIMKYGYQLEPWPEHYACMVDLLSRSNSLEEAYQFVRSMPIKPSSEVWCALLGACHIHSNKELGELAAKELLQSDTKNSGKYALISNIFAADGRWNDVEEVRLRMKGNGLKKNPGCSWIEVDNKIHTFMARDKSHPQTDDIYLKLAQFTKLLGKKGGYIAQTKFVFHNVSEEEKTQMLYRHSERLALGYGLLVTPKGTSIRITKNLRICDDCHTFFKIASEVSQRALVVRDANRFHHFERGLCSCGDFW from the coding sequence ATGTCCACTTCAATCGTCActcctcttcctctcaaatCCATCTCTGTCAACACCCTCAATAAAGGAACACTCAATCCCGCTTTTCAATCCTTAACCCTCCTTTCTACTCACCCGCTCGCAACCCCCTCGCGTCTCGAGCACGCGCATTCTCTCCTCCTCGACCTCTGCGTCGCCGTGAAAGCCCTCCCGCAAGGCCAACAGTTGCATGCCCGTTTGCTAAAATCTCACCTTTCGGCGTTTCTGGCCACCAAGCTTCTGCACATGTACGAAAAGTGTGGGTCTTTGAAAGATGCAGTAAAGGTGTTCGATGAAATGACTGAAAGAACTATTTTCACCTGGAATGCCATGATGGGTGCGTTTGTGTCAAGTGGCAAATACCTCGAAGCAATTGAGCTGTATAAAGAGATGAGAGTTCTTGGGGTGGCGATAGATGCTTGTACTTTTCCCTCTGTGCTTAAAGCGTGTGGTGCTCTTGGTGAAAGCCGCTTGGGGGCTGAAATCCATGGTGTGGCGGTTAAGTTTGGATTTGGTGAGTTTGTGTTTGTGTGCAATGCACTTATTGCTATGTATGGGAAGTGTGGTGATCTTGGTGGGGCTAGGGTGTTGTTTGATGGGATTATGATGGAGAAAGAGGACACTGTGTCTTGGAATTCTATTATTTCGGCACATGTAACAGAAGGGAAGTGTTTGGAGGCATTGTCGCTTTTTAGAAGGATGCAGGAGGTTGGTGTTGCTAGTAATACGTATACTTTTGTTGCAGCTCTTCAGGGTGTTGAGGATCCCTCGTTTGTTAAACTGGGTATGGGGATACATGGTGCAGCATTGAAATCTAACCATTTTGCTGATGTCTATGTTGCCAATGCTTTGATTGCTATGTATGCAAAATGTGGTCGAATGGAGGACGCTGAAAGAGTTTTTGCAAGTATGCTTTGCAGGGATTATGTGTCGTGGAATACATTGCTTTCTGGTTTGGTTCAAAATGAGCTGTATAGGGATGCTCTAAATTACTTCCGAGATATGCAGAATTCTGCTCAAAAGCCTGACCAGGTGTCAGTGTTAAACTTGATTGCGGCATCTGGCCGATCGGGAAATTTATTGAACGGGAAGGAAGTTCATGCCTATGCAATAAGAAATGGACTGGATTCTAATATGCAGATTGGGAACACCTTGATAGATATGTATGCCAAGTGTTGTTGTGTGAAACATATGGGCTATGCTtttgaatgtatgcatgaaaAAGACTTGATTTCTTGGACAACTATCATTGCTGGCTATGCTCAGAATGAATGCCATCTGGAAGCAATAAATTTGTTCCGGAAGGTTCAGGTGAAAGGGATGGATGTTGATCCCATGATGATTGGAAGTGTTTTGCGGGCTTGCAGTGGGTTAAAATCTAGAAACTTCATCAGAGAAATCCATGGTTATGTTTTTAAAAGAGATTTAGCTGATATAATGCTACAAAATGCCATTGTCAATGTATATGGAGAGGTTGGGCACAGAGATTACGCAAGACGTGCATTTGAATCAATTAGATCCAAAGATATTGTGTCTTGGACAAGTATGATTACCTGTTGTGTTCATAATGGACTTCCGGTTGAAGCTCTTGAACTTTTCTACTCTTTAAAACAAACTAATATTCAACCTGATTCTATAGCGATCATTAGTGCACTCTCTGCCACTGCTAATTTATCTTCATTGAAGAAAGGGAAGGAGATACATGGATTTCTGATTAGGAAGGGTTTCTTCTTGGAGGGACCAATTGCTAGCTCGCTGGTGGACATGTATGCTTGCTGTGGAACTGTGGAGAACTCAAGAAAGATGTTTCATTCTGTAAAACAGAGAGATCTAATTTTATGGACTTCTATGATTAATGCAAATGGAATGCATGGATGTGGAAATGAGGCCATTGCGTTATTCAAGAAAATGACTGATGAAAATGTTATTCCTGATCACATAACCTTTTTGGCTTTATTATATGCATGCAGCCATTCAGGATTGATGGTTGAAGGTAAGAGGTTTTTTGAAATTATGAAATATGGATATCAATTGGAACCCTGGCCAGAGCACTATGCCTGTATGGTCGATCTCCTCAGCCGTTCTAATTCCCTGGAAGAGGCTTACCAGTTTGTGAGAAGCATGCCTATCAAACCTTCTTCTGAAGTCTGGTGTGCTCTTcttggggcatgccacattcaTTCTAATAAAGAATTGGGAGAGCTTGCAGCAAAGGAGCTCTTACAATCGGATACAAAGAATTCAGGAAAGTATGCACTGATATCAAACATCTTTGCAGCAGATGGAAGATGGAATGATGTTGAAGAAGTGAGGTTGAGAATGAAGGGAAATGGGTTGAAGAAAAACCCAGGATGCAGTTGGATTGAGGTTGACAACAAGATTCACACCTTCATGGCAAGGGACAAGTCTCATCCACAGACTGATGACATTTATCTAAAATTAGCTCAATTTACAAAACTTTTGGGAAAAAAAGGGGGCTATATAGCTCAAACTAAGTTTGTATTCCACAATGTTAGCGAAGAAGAGAAAACACAGATGCTATATAGACATAGTGAAAGGTTGGCACTTGGTTATGGTCTGCTTGTTACCCCAAAAGGTACTTCTATTCGAATCACCAAGAACCTTCGTATTTGTGACGATTGTCATACATTCTTTAAGATAGCATCAGAAGTCTCCCAACGGGCCCTTGTTGTAAGGGATGCCAACAGGTTCCATCATTTTGAAAGAGGACTCTGTTCATGTGGAGATTTCTGGTGA